In Amblyomma americanum isolate KBUSLIRL-KWMA unplaced genomic scaffold, ASM5285725v1 scaffold_58, whole genome shotgun sequence, a genomic segment contains:
- the LOC144112098 gene encoding uncharacterized protein LOC144112098 yields MTGSVGAASVAMSGRGNRFTDEENAYQVVLPGLPTGRFVVNTVFLHADIRARPYRVEDFRDALAQHARLPDIIAMGAYRMSHVWAVTLKDSEAVTKILSVCEMLVKESRCLVIDPTNQDVRLKLHWLLHNVPDEDVRAAFAPYGKVTEIARERWRVRGVPEKGSTTRLVTLKLKTGVKFEDLPHQLNVSGELALVVVPGRPPLCLRCRSTDHIRKECRVPRCGACRRFGHEDGQCSRTYASIAGPGTSEDSAELLVDEADAEDAAR; encoded by the coding sequence aTGACGGGCTCCGTAGGAGCGGCTTCAGTGGCCATGTCCGGCCGCGGTAACCGGTTTACTGATGAGGAAAATGCTTACCAGGTTGTTCTGCCAGGATTGCCTACAGGGCGTTTCGttgtaaatacagtttttttgcacgccgATATCAGAGCCCGCCCGTACCGGGTCGAGGATTTCCGGGATGCCCTAGCTCAGCACGCGCGGCTCCCCGATATTATCGCCATGGGGGCATATCGGATGAGCCACGTCTGGGCAGTCACTCTCAAGGATTCCGAAGCCGTAACGAAGATTTTGAGCGTCTgtgaaatgcttgtgaaagaAAGCCGCTGCCTGGTTATTGACCCGACCAATCAGGATGTGCGACTGAAGCTACACTGGTTGCTACACAACGTACCGGACGAAGACGTACGTGCTGCCTTTGCGCCGTACGGGAAAGTCACGGAAATCGCTCGAGAGCGTTGGCGAGTGCGGGGTGTGCCTGAAAAGGGCTCGACAACGAGGCTCGTCACACTGAAATTGAAAACCGGAGTTAAGTTCGAAGACTTGCCGCACCAGCTGAACGTTAGCGGTGAGTTGGCGCTGGTCGTCGTACCAGGCCGGCCCCCGTTATGCCTACGCTGTCGCAGTACGGACCACATCCGAAAAGAGTGTCGAGTCCCACGTTGCGGAGCATGCCGTCGGTTCGGCCACGAAGACGGCCAGTGTTCCCGCACTTATGCGAGCATTGCTGGCCCCGGGACCAGTGAAGACTCGGCTGAGCTGCTAGTGGACGAGGCGGACGCGGAGGACGCGGCCCGTTAA